From Penaeus vannamei isolate JL-2024 unplaced genomic scaffold, ASM4276789v1 unanchor3679, whole genome shotgun sequence, the proteins below share one genomic window:
- the LOC138861262 gene encoding zinc finger protein 271-like — translation MNFFANFIPLPPPTDEEISGIRVNMKEELNSDVTQETCMETKEDPLDYAGEGRGEMSDVKVKHECLSFYNLHDQRHAVNSEDSCVIVQDCQNLRKNIPGIHMRVQTKEKLYICEICSKAFSRKSDLGKHIRVHTKEKPYTCDICNKAFSQKVHLVKHIRVHTKEKPYNCEICNKAFSQKYHLVKHTRVHTKEKPYVCEICNNAFSQKSDLGKHIKVHTKEKPHVCEICNRAFSEKGTLVAHMRVHTKEKPYVCEICNKAFSLKSNLMKHMRVHTKEKPYICEICNKAFSQKGDLGKHIRVHTKEKPYICEICNKAFSQKSHLREHIRIHTKEKSYVCEICNKAFSVKGNLRKHLRVHTKVKP, via the coding sequence ATGAATTTCTTCGCCAATTTTATACCTTTGCCTCCACCCACGGACGAGGAAATATCCGGCATAAGAGTAAATATGAAAGAAGAGCTCAACAGTGATGTCACCCAAGAGACCTGTATGGAAACGAAGGAGGATCCACTTGATTATgcaggtgaagggaggggtgaaaTGAGCGACGTGAAAGTGAAACATGAATGCCTCTCCTTTTACAATCTTCATGACCAAAGGCATGCAGTAAATTCAGAAGACTCGTGTGTTATCGTTCAGGATTGTCAGAACTTAAGGAAAAATATTCCAGGGATACACATGAGAGTACAAACAAAGGAGAAGTTATATATTTGTGAAATTTGCAGCAAGGCCTTCTCTCGGAAAAGTGATCTAGGCAAGCATAtcagagtacatacaaaggagaagccatatACCTGTGATATTTGCAACAAGGCGTTCTCTCAGAAAGTTCATCTAGTCAAGCATATCAGAGTACacacaaaggagaagccatacaATTGTGAGATTTGCAACAAGGCTTTCTCTCAGAAATATCATCTAGTCAAGCATAcaagagtacatacaaaggagaagccatacgTTTGTGAGATTTGCAACAATGCTTTCTCTCAGAAAAGCGATCTTGGCAAGCATATCaaagtacatacaaaggagaagccacACGTTTGTGAGATTTGCAACAGGGCCTTCTCAGAAAAAGGTACTCTAGTGGCAcacatgagagtacatacaaaggagaagccatacgTCTGTGAGATTTGTAACAAGGCCTTCTcattaaaaagtaatctaatgaaacatatgagagtacatacaaaggagaagccatacaTCTGTGAGATTTGCAACAAGGCCTTCTCTCAGAAAGGTGATCTAGGCAAGCATAtcagagtacatacaaaggaaaagCCATACATCTGTGAGATTTGCAACAAGGCCTTTTCCCAGAAAAGCCATCTACGTGAGCACATCAgaatacatacaaaggagaaatcATATGTCTGTGAGATTTGCAACAAGGCCTTCTCAGTGAAAGGTAATCTACGGAAACACTTAAGAGTACATACAAAGGTGAAGCCATGA